Part of the Oncorhynchus masou masou isolate Uvic2021 chromosome 18, UVic_Omas_1.1, whole genome shotgun sequence genome, ACACACTAAGGCAAATCTTGAGGACACATTATGCAGAGAAGGACACCACTGAATTCTATCACAAGTTCACTAAGGCAACAAAAAGAGCCTGGAGAGTCTGCCTTGAACTTCCTAGTCTTGAACCTGAGACCGTGTTATCAGCCTTAGCTCGTGCCCAATCAGGAATGAAATATGGGTGAGTTAGTCAAGAGCCAGTGCCTGCACACCATCGTTACTGGATTAACAAACGATAACGTCAGGACAGAGATGAGTGCATCTCCAGAATTTTAACACCAGTCATGAACTGTTGCTTGAGAATGCAAATTGCTCTGGGCAATGAAAGCAAACACATGCAAAAGGCCAGTATTTGACGTGAGTTCACACCCACATGAGTGAACGCACTACAGAGTGAGGATAATGGGGATAACGGAGAGGAATGTGCACAGGCAGAGCCCCCACAGACCACAGTCCgaaaacaaaataaatacaattgatGCACGCGATCAAAGAACTGACATGTAGCATCATTAGTAAAGTCAGTGCAAGGCCAGGGTGACAGTTAGGAATCGCTCCAACAGAAAACCCAAGTACAACCAACAGGGAGAGAAGAAAATTCAAAAGTTGTTATGAGACTGGTCAACAGACTGGTCATCAGACTTGCCAGCATTGCTACAATTGTGGCAGTAGGATCAGGGGCAACGCACAGCCATTGGGAAAAGCCTGAGGGTCACAACCATGGAACGGTGTGTGACCTTAGATACGTCTAGTTCCATCCAGTGTTGCTGCAGTGTAAAGGGAGAGAGAACCTCAGAGTTTAAGATGTGTTCATAAAGCTGCCTATTGTTCCAACAGGATCATTAGAATCAGCACCAACCTACATTTAAGACTGCTCGCAAAATGAAAGACCAAAACTCACCTTGTCccatgacacagagagagtggggacCAACTACTCCAGCTACCCCAGAACATTGTAATGTAGCACAGCTCATTGGAAATAAATGTCAAGTGTGGTGTTATTTGCAGGGCGTAAATACGCAAGCACTATGAGACACGGGCTCAGGTGTCCATAAGTAATGGAGAAGACAAGCACTATGGGACACAGGGAATCAGGTATCCATCATAAGTGAGGAATGGAGAAGACAAGCACTATGGGACACAGGGAATCAGGTACCCATCATAAGTGAGGAATGGAGAAGACGAGCACTATGGGACACAGGGAATCAGGTACCCATCATAAGTGAGGAATGGAGAAGACGAGCACTATGGGACACAGGGAATCAGGTATCCATCATAAGTGAGGAATGGAGAAGACGAGCACTATGGGACACAGGGAATCAGGTATCCATCATAAGTGAGGAATGGAGAAGACGAGCACTATGGGACACAGGGAATCAGGTATCCATCATAAGTGAGGAATGGAGAAGACGAGCACTATGGGACACAGGGAATCAGGTACCCATCATAAGTGAGGAATGGAGAAGACGAGCACTATGGGACACAGGGAATCCATTGTTTTCTTTTAAATGTAAGTGCATATCATATAATGTCATTTAGTTTGaattgaggagcagattcaatcgcatctcccaaaaatgttttcatGCATGAGCAGAACAGACAATGGGTGTTATGAACCTTGcactcatccaggccaaggtggcgagacacggtagtgatgggTAGGACTCTCTGGAGCaaccactttagaccaagcaaccttcatgttcacagccttgtctgtcaccagtgcaaataccttctgtggttcAAGGTCATTGAttactgccttcagctcatctgcaatgtagagaccggtgtgtctgttgtcccttgtgtctgtgctcttgtagaatactggttgaggggtggagatgatgtactTAATTATTCCTTACCCACGAACATttaaccacccatcagagatgattgcaatacagtctgctttctctatgatttgcttgaccttcacttgaactctgttgaattCTGCATCCAGCAcattagtagataaagcatgtctggttcaATGGGTGTACGCTgagcgaagaacattcagaaatctcttccaatacacatttcctgtgagcatcagaggtgaaccagttgcatacacagctcaatcaagacattcatcagcatttctctgactacattCCTCCATTGAgtaaaaaaacttctgattccaggaggaccctgagctgttgctatcgataagatGTCTGATTCATAATTTAAAACACAAATAGAAGTAgagacttttgtcagaggttgcttgttgtgagcgctgagggaactttatgcacttggccagacgATTCTGCATCTTTAAATTCTTcacatgatttggcacagtatttgcaaatgtacacagcttttccttctacattagctgccgTGAAATGTATCCACACGTCAGATAGTGCCCATGGCATTTTCTTGTATAGATTAGAAGaaagtgagtaaaacattttttttttaaataaagttccATGTACAggtaaatagttaagcagttagattaaacgaCTCCTTTGTAAGAtgcatgttttaaaatgaaacgtatggaaacaggtgaattaacactcctcagttagcaggctcaagcaagctaaaaaccCACAACTGAGAGTCATTGCATATTGCTCCCGCACTCTGACACAAGCAGAGAGAAACTATCACCTTCACCCGGGGAAACTGGAATTCTTGTCcctcaaatggacaatgactaaGCAGTTCCGAGATGACCTCTTTGACCCCTTGACATATATACTAACTACAGCAAGACTGAATGCCACCGGTCATCGCTGGGTGGCGGAGCTATCTGACTTTAATCCCACACTGAAGTATCGTCCTGAAAATGTAAACACTGACGCAGACTTTGTCACGTTCTTCTTTGCATGCTGAACATTACATGGAAGAATGCACCGAGAAACACTCACCTGAGACGGTAAAAGCAACACTCAATAATGTTCAGACACAACAGAATGACTGTGTAACTTGGATATCCACAGTCACACTAAGGCCATCGGTGCAAGAGGAGCTGTTAAGGTGGGAACAGTTACAGACCGACTGTCTCCACACGATCTCATGCAGGCTCAGATAAAGGATGCAGCTGTATGGTGAATCTTGGAACTGAAAAGGCAAAGGACTAAGACAAAACCAACAATGTCAACAAAAGTCATGCTAAGTCAGTTACTGCAAGAGTGTAACAGGCTCCATGTCTCACCAGAGGGATTATTACAAAGGGAAACAGCAGAAAGGACACACGTTGTGGTACCAagtcagtacagaacactaaATGACAAGTACTTAGGCACTGAAATGGCCCATCTAGGAACAGAAAGAGTGTTGAACTTATTAATACGAACGCTTTTATTGGCCACGCATGCAACATGGCATTGAACAATTTATCACTAAAGTGTGTATCAAACGAAATAGACCCCTTGTAATAACTAGGGCTCCAAAGCAACATGTACGGGCTACAGGTCCTTTCCAGATTTCAATTGACTGTGTTTGGAGAAGAGCAGAGGGTGCTACGAGTACATTTTAGTTATTTTAGATAACTTTACAAAATATGCACATGCCAACTGATAGACTGATAGAAACTTCACTGTGAAGGAGTGCCAACCTGTCCTCAGGGAGACCCACGAAGAGGACAGTGGGTTCAGCCTGGCAGAGGAGGCCCAGAGACATCCTAACCTATAACAATTTAGTGCTGCCAAGCTCTTATCAGGATACGAACAAGAGATTCTCTTATTATTAATGAACAGTACCTTTCGCTTTGGAGTTTATATTATAAGCTCATTGAAAGagtaaaataaacatttgttgTAGCCGTCAATGAGCTTGCTGCACCCGCTACTGAGAATTTTGATAATTTTTCAGCAGCAAACTGCTCTAACTCTTCAACGTTTGAGGGGTGCCTCCACCAACTGCTTTTTTCAGCTTTTGGTTTTGGATGTGATTCAGATCTGGACTCGTTGCTGATTCAGATCTGGACTCCAGAACAGTCCAGCATCTCTTGTTAACCATTCCTGGTTGCTTTTTgatgtgtgtttggggtcgttcTCCTGCTGGAAGATCTACAACCTTTAATGAAGACCCAGTTTTGGACACTGTGCTGAACATTGGACTCAAACAGCTGGTGATCTTCTGATTTCATGATGCCTTGTGCACATTCAAGGCATCCAGTACCAGAGGCAGCAAAGCAACCTCACAGCATTATCAAACCTCCGTCACCTTTTATTCTAGGGAGTTATTTTATTTTCACTTAATTTGGTCGTAAGTAAACACAACACTCATCTGTATTGCCAAAGAGCTATAATTTTGTTTAATTCGTCCATAGTACAAAATGTCTCCCATGTCAACAAAACATCCATTCTCTTGTTCAGTTCACAGGCATGCTACCTGTGCTCCCTCTAGAAGTCCTGGAGGAGATGCTCCTAAATGTCCCTCCACAgcaggtggtgtgtgtctgtcgaCTTGTGTGTCGTGAGTGGAAAGAAGTGGTGGACAGTGATTCCCTTTGGAGAGAGAGGTGCCGAAGAGAAGGATACCAGACATATGTGACTAAACTACCTAAAGACTGGCGTTTGTTTTACTTCTTGTGTAAGAAGAGACGTAATCTTCTCAAGAACCCCAGAGCAGATGGTAGGAGTCAAAACAACAATGTCTAAATTCTCTGTTGGTGTATGGGGGGTCCTGTTATTAACCCCAGAACCCACATTTCAAATCCCTCCCTTACTATTTTTCTCCAGATAAATTCAAGGGCTGGCAAATtatggagaatggaggggataAATGGAAAATAGAGTCAGTGGAAGAAGTGCCGCTTCCTGACAACACTGTCCAAAAGTACTTTGCGACTTCTTACTCGTGAGTATACTACTATACCATTTTAGTTTTTCAGTGAGAGAATATCACTTGGTCCCACTTCGTTTCACATCCACATTGGTGTTGTATTTATTTTCCAGCTCTTCTAATACATTTGAACGGTAATAATGCCTATGATGCAAGATGGATACAGTGCAATTGACAATGACCTTGCTGTCTAGCCCAGGGTTGGGAGCcacaaaaaaatctgaactcatcatgggAGTCCTCAGTGGCTCGCGGGGctgcatacccacatccatactcCCAGCGTGCGAGCAAAACATATTAGTGGCCCTCTTGACAGTGGAGAGAAAAAGTTTTAGatttaatttcctgcaattgtacacatttttccatggggcatAGAGAAATTGTAGTGGTTTTAAATCAAGAAGGCATTTTGCAATGGGGCGGAGAAAGAAATGCAGTTCTACAGCGTATTTCCAGCAATTCTCCAATTTGTGCCAAAGggcggagagaaatgtttgcGGTATTTAATATTTTTGATGGTGAcgaacaaaatcaatgggggcccggGTCTGTAATACGACCATGATTAAGACAAGTTTAGAGAGTCACTCAATTAGCCTACGTCAGCAAAAACCTTTAAGGTTGGTAAGTTAGCTCGCCGCTGGACTATCAGTGACTAACATAAGAGAGAATCTGCTGATGCACAACCTAATTTTGAGATTGCACCTTGTATATTCtactatttacattttatttaacctttatttaactaggcaagtcggttaagaacaaatttttatttacaatgagttgcccatccctggtctagCCTATATGGACACTTAGTTGGCTGCTTACTATCAACCTTGGTAAATGtgttggctgtgtgtgttgtcttgtctTTGGTTCATCTCAGGACCTGCAGGAAGTCTCAGCTGATTGACTTGGAGAAAGAGGGTTACAGGCCTTCTTTCATGGATGACTTTCAACCCGACATCATTATATCCGACTGGTGAGAGGAATATTAGAATTTTGTCATTCAGTGTCTGCTACTCTATACTTGTCAGAGGAATAGACTACTGTACAACTTGTATGTTTGTGTGTCCATATCAGGTATGCTCCACGGAGGGAATGTGGCGCTAAATATGAGATCTGTGTTGAGTTGCTAAATCATAAGAAGCAGCCAATTAAGAAGTTTAGTCCAGGAACTGTCATCTTTCAAAACTGGGATGATCATAAATGGAATCAGGTAAAACCTTCAGACTAAGATAATTCTCCATATACATGGGTCTGTAAATAGCTGACTACACAATCAACAATGTGGTTTCTCCTTGTCTTGTGTTTTACTAAGATTGTGTGCATTAGACATTTTCAGTGATTGCATTGTAAgatgtttgttgtatttatttGCACCAAAAAATACTATTAATAGACAAACAGTGCAGATAAAAACAAGGTAAAAAGGTGTGCATGTGAGGTTGTAAACCTAAGAAAGAACTATATATTAGTATCAGTCGAAGTTTGGACACTTacccattccagggtttttctttatttttac contains:
- the LOC135504245 gene encoding F-box only protein 6-like isoform X2 is translated as MESEDEGIFCLLQLKDEIKIISDSEDAANRLPTSPSQSAPTTHLDSEPSGETGAAAGRKEEVGGPQSSRKFTGMLPVLPLEVLEEMLLNVPPQQVVCVCRLVCREWKEVVDSDSLWRERCRREGYQTYVTKLPKDWRLFYFLCKKRRNLLKNPRADDKFKGWQIMENGGDKWKIESVEEVPLPDNTVQKYFATSYSTCRKSQLIDLEKEGYRPSFMDDFQPDIIISDWYAPRRECGAKYEICVELLNHKKQPIKKFSPGTVIFQNWDDHKWNQDTDSSCVRAI
- the LOC135504245 gene encoding F-box only protein 44-like isoform X1 codes for the protein MESEDEGIFCLLQLKDEIKIISDSEDAANRLPTSPSQSAPTTHLDSEPSGETGAAAGRKEEVGGPQSSRKFTGMLPVLPLEVLEEMLLNVPPQQVVCVCRLVCREWKEVVDSDSLWRERCRREGYQTYVTKLPKDWRLFYFLCKKRRNLLKNPRADDKFKGWQIMENGGDKWKIESVEEVPLPDNTVQKYFATSYSTCRKSQLIDLEKEGYRPSFMDDFQPDIIISDWYAPRRECGAKYEICVELLNHKKQPIKKFSPGTVIFQNWDDHKWNQMTHVFKNYGPGVRYIRFIHGGKDTLYWAGWYGIRVTNSSIEICPSVDR